Proteins from a single region of Flavobacterium sp. YJ01:
- a CDS encoding NAD(P)/FAD-dependent oxidoreductase, which yields MEQKNFDVIIVGGSYSGLSAAMSLGRSLRKVLVIDSGLPCNKQTPHSHNFITQDGEKPAAIAAKAKLQVAIYKTVQFYSGLAIKAIKNGSKFEVSTQSGDVFTSRKILFATGVKDLLPEIKGFSDCWGISVLHCPYCHGYEVKSEKTAIIANGEMGFEYAKLISNWTKDLRLCTNGKSELTLEQTQILKNHGVLIFEEEIDSFEHQDGYIQNIIFKNQDKIAVKAIYSRPPFEQHCLIPENLGCEINEQGLLKVDAMQKTNIVGVYASGDATTQMRSVAIAVSSGSFAGAVINKELIEEDFL from the coding sequence ATGGAACAGAAGAATTTTGATGTGATTATTGTTGGAGGAAGTTACAGCGGTCTTTCTGCCGCAATGAGTTTAGGAAGATCACTGCGTAAGGTTTTGGTTATTGATAGCGGTTTGCCTTGTAATAAGCAAACGCCACATTCTCATAATTTTATTACACAGGACGGAGAGAAACCAGCAGCAATTGCGGCAAAAGCCAAACTCCAAGTTGCAATTTATAAAACGGTTCAATTTTATAGCGGACTTGCCATTAAAGCCATAAAAAACGGAAGCAAATTTGAAGTTTCAACTCAATCTGGCGATGTTTTTACTTCTCGAAAAATTTTATTCGCGACAGGCGTTAAAGATTTGCTTCCAGAAATTAAAGGTTTTTCAGATTGTTGGGGAATTTCGGTTTTGCATTGTCCGTATTGTCATGGTTATGAAGTTAAAAGCGAAAAAACGGCGATTATAGCAAATGGGGAAATGGGATTTGAATATGCAAAACTAATTTCGAATTGGACAAAAGATTTGAGATTATGCACCAACGGAAAATCAGAATTGACTTTGGAACAAACCCAAATTTTAAAAAATCACGGAGTTTTAATTTTTGAAGAAGAAATTGATTCTTTTGAACATCAAGACGGATATATTCAAAATATTATCTTCAAGAACCAGGATAAAATTGCAGTAAAAGCCATTTATTCTAGACCGCCATTTGAACAGCATTGTTTAATTCCTGAAAATTTGGGTTGCGAAATCAACGAACAAGGTTTATTGAAAGTTGATGCAATGCAAAAAACAAATATTGTTGGCGTTTACGCTAGTGGAGATGCAACAACTCAAATGCGTTCTGTAGCAATTGCGGTTTCTAGCGGTTCTTTCGCTGGAGCGGTAATAAACAAAGAACTTATTGAAGAAGATTTTCTTTAA